From the Papaver somniferum cultivar HN1 chromosome 2, ASM357369v1, whole genome shotgun sequence genome, the window GCCAGCCACCTGATTCGATTATGTCAGGTTGAACAATCCTCTATGTGTTTATAGAATTTGGTATAAAACCAAGAATCCGGATTAATTAATTGATGCTATCAACTTTAtgggtctcttgaggagtccttaaaaacacaaaaatccacgctttagcaacataaattctattattttattttatttttctttcttaaatctgcagtttgaattatgctagcttaaactcgtcTTTGAGATAGACTATAGTTATTGTTTTGATGGTTGCTTTTTACTCGTATAGTTGAGTTAACATCCATAaatcgtcaaaagttgtactctttttccttcattttaGGTTTTGTCATATGTGGTTTTCCTGACGGTTTTAACGAGACAATATCTCATTGAcgtttaattttctttcaaaatgttgatatttatgctctttttccttcgtacaATTTTTTTTCCCATTGGATTTTATTggaaaggttttagtgaggcaatttaattcaacatgatgGTCATCTAAGGGGGAGTTATATTAATTTTGATTGTTTAGTAGATGTTCACATTTGATTAAACCAAATCAACTTAATCATCtcctaagaatttggatttccttCTCACAAATACGATTTTTGATCACGTATGGTAAGGTACTCGTGTcttggcactttgttgaagaaactacatcaactatttCTGCAAATTATCTCCGAGAAATTAGAAATCCAAGACTCAAGTACTTAATGTATTGAAAGAAACATGAAGACTCGAGAACACCACTACTACaagactaacacaaaagaagacttcgtcaactggcagatttctgacgaaagcattgctatctccagcattcaagaaattcgtttatCGAAATTAGGAAGTGTCGAttcaaagatttgcaagccaagatttaactgaagtacttaTCAGGGGGAACATCATAGTAAATGGTATTTTACCggactatcacgttgtactctttttccttcgccaaggttttgtcccaatgggaattccttgtcaaggttttaatgaggcaacatatgcgtgtccaacactATCTGAGTTTTACATGCTTatgcaatttcaggtttttctcttttgaggTTTCCTGCTATCTTTGTAATGACTTAGCCACAGtggtcatcagggggagtgttataaaccaagtttatttactaagatgccCTTCGTCTCTAAGATTAGGATTTACGTATCTTGGGAACCAAGTCTTCTATCTATATCAATATAGAAGCTTAACCCATTGTAATTCTACACACATTAATAAaatttctctctctcttatttcCCCTTACTTTGTGTCTCCGCTTCTCTTTCTCTACTTTACAAGAAAAATCTAATACTTATGCACAAATTTAGAAAAATGAACATTTGGTGATTAGGTTTGAGTAATTAGAATTCAAAATTCAATTATGCGCATGTCAAGTCTTGAATGCACACAGTAAGATTTTACACCacattaaatcaatgcaaaattaaacgaaaaaatatTGTGTTTTGATTCGGCAATTTAAGATGAAAATATAATTCTTGGAGTATAAATATACTggaaagaagaacatacaaagttctTACACACCTCGTAAATTCTTAATTTTtctattcgaaaaaaaaaaatatttatcaaaATGGCTTCTCTCAAGCAGTTCTCTGTTTCCCATGTCGCCGTTGCTCTCATCTTTGGTGTTATTTTGGCTTCCTCATTTGCCAATGCTGGTAGAACTATCAGTACTTAATTTCTATATCTATTATATTTTTATTGGTGTTCTGAGAACGATTTTACCACGAGTAGATTTCATTAATTAATTTGTAACTAACTATTCACTGTGATTATGTGCGAATGCAGACGGAGTATCGCAACCAGATAACGCTCGTAATATTAACTGTCTCAGGCTGACGGATGTATGCACAAGAAGAAATGACTGTACTTCTAAATGTGAGCAGCATTCTTTCCATCAAGCTATCTGTACTCCTTTGAGATCGGATCTTTTCGGAAATAAATATTGCTGCTGCTATTAATCAAGACAGGCGCCATTAATGGTGCTCATATACTTGGGCTCATGAAAGTTGCAGTTCTTGTTTTGGTTAATAAGTGTCTTCTTAGAATGGAAGATgagttgttttgttttctttactTGAGATTTTAAGAAAAAAGAATTTCGAGAAAGATGACTAGAACTGTCTAGTATCGAGTTTAGGATCATGTATAGCAAGAAAGATTTTCCCCTGGTGACACACCGAGTTGGGTACAGTAATCCTTATAGTACTCGACTCTAGCTCGAACTGCTTTCTCGTTTCCACCACTACATTCATCCCCGCTGATTCTCCGAAATGTACGAGCAAACCTTTATCAGATGTGTAATAGAGGAATGGACATTTTCCATCCAAAACCAGGACGCTGTCTTGAAAGAGATGGTAACATAGCTAACTGTAAATTCTACTTTCCATGTTTTcggaaaataaaaacattaattataaaagacttttttttattaatagagaaatacaaaagaaaataatacagTAATTTCAGAAGTTATAAAGGCCTAGAAGGATTTTTCCCCAGCCAAACAATCAAAGATGCTCTTCTCTTGATAGCATTTAACGGAGTCAGCAAGACTTTCTTCAAGTGTTATGTATTCCCAGCCCAACTTCTGCAACTTTTCACAATTCATCTTCGGTTGATCCTCAGCTTCAGTAATTCTGTGATGATAGAGGAAAaggataaacaaaaaaaaaaaaaaaaaaaaaaaaaaagaggatgaaCTCGATTCAAAAAGCAATATGGCTGCTAAAAATTACAAAATTACTTCAACAAAAGTTGAACATTTTAATTAAGGATTTCAACATGTTTCTTACCTCTTTGGGCATTTGTACTTTGGATACATGGTCTTGAGCTTGTCGACCAAACCTTGTGTTTTGGCCATATACGCAGAGCATATATATCTCCCTTCTGCTTCCGGCTTCTCATATGACAGTAGTATTGCTCTAGCCACATCCCGCACATCTACCATCCTCTGGTCACTATTTATCCCATCTGATTTCGTCATACAACTTACATTATAACTTAGAGAAAAATGATCTCATAACTTTAGGTAAAACTTTTTGTATATGGAATAAGAGGTAAAAGTGAATCATATAGTGTAGTGTAGATGTAGCTAGGACCATACCTTTCAGAATCTTGATTAAAAACAAGCTGCTGGCATTCACTGTAAACTGCAACATTGGCCCAATAATCAATGACGGACAAATGGTTACCAAGTCAAGACCATTCTTCTTTGCATACTCCCACGCCTTGCTTTCTGCTTCTGTTTTGGAGAGACAATACCAGTCCTGGCACCAGCGGCAAGTAAGGAGCTTAAGTTCTGAAGTTCTACTGGATAAAAGGGAGAGGGGATTGAAATCCCTGATGAAGTAAACCTTACTTATTACTTATAGTATTTGTCAAAGAAACGAGTTACCTGTGCAACTACTCTCTATAAATATGGCATGCCGCATgcccaaggtagtcaatatcggttatACAGACCGATATTACatgtttttatcggatatcggaaaatacctatacgatatatcaaa encodes:
- the LOC113353333 gene encoding cinnamoyl-CoA reductase 2-like; translated protein: MMRTSIEMNEERMCVTGAGGFLASWVVKFLLSKGYAVHATVRDPNAENCAHLKNLENAAENLHLFKADLLDYNSLYVAITACRGVFHVASPVPSAPVTNPKVELFEPALNGTCNVLKACTKAKVKRVVVVSSIGAVMLNPNWPTDQRMDELSWSDEEYCKTIEDWYCLSKTEAESKAWEYAKKNGLDLVTICPSLIIGPMLQFTVNASSLFLIKILKDGINSDQRMVDVRDVARAILLSYEKPEAEGRYICSAYMAKTQGLVDKLKTMYPKYKCPKRITEAEDQPKMNCEKLQKLGWEYITLEESLADSVKCYQEKSIFDCLAGEKSF